The nucleotide window CAGAGTTTTGATGCGTCCtagtgtttattttttgcacTGAAACAGTTTACATGAGCCAGCTCTGATGAGGTAGTTTGTGTTTACTTAGTCAGGCCAGAGGGTTTAACAGTATTCAGTATCTGAAACATGATAATGTTAAGTGTACTGACACACCCTCTGTCTTTGTAGCCATGGTGCTTCCAGATAGCACAGGAGCATTTGAGCCCGTCCAGCCACAGGGATTGTTTAGACAGTCAGGTGTGGTGTCCAGGATGTAGACTGAGCCGTCCTTGTCACCATTATATGTTTAACACTTAACCTATTCAGAAAAGTGATGTGTCACTTGTCTTAAGAGAGTTGTGGTCATCCAAAACGACTCTGCAATAAGAACTCATTGTCCAGGGAGCGAGGTGGAAACCACAGTGAGATGTGGTAGGATTTAACAGTGTCCGTTCTCTTACCCTGTGTGACTTATTGTAGGAGCTAAGCTCCCTCAAGGGGCGTCTGTCCAACGAGCAGGTGAACGTGGAGGTGGATGCGGCCCAGAGTCCGGATCTGGGGGCCACGCTGGCCGAGCTGAGGGTCCAGTATGAGGGCATCACCCGCAAGAACAAGGAGGATGCTGACACCTGGTACCTCAAGAAGGTGCATCACCGCATTAATCAgaccttattattattattatttatagacTACATACTGTTCATAACACTGTGTTttatgttatgtgtgtgtgtacagttagACGCAGTGCAGTCGGAGGTCGGAGAAAGCAACGAGGCTTTGCGTTGTGCCCAAACTGAGCTCAGCGAGAGACGGCGCTTCCTGCAGGCTCTGGAGGTCGAGCTCGGTAGTCTTCGCAAACAGGTACAACACTGTGACACATGGTGCACGGGTACAGTCTGAATACGTGAACCTCTGTCAGTAACCACCGCAGAATGGTGCTTCTCATTCAAAGAGAACAGATGATGGTTTCTAACGGTTTTGTCTGCGACTTTCATGGTATTATTTGAACAGTGAATAGTGATTctagatttgtttgtgtgggtttgatcactgttttctttttcaaatcaagTTTGTGTAAGTACTTCTGCCATTTTGAGAATCAGGAGTTAGACGTTTCAACCCTTTCTGTCAGCTTGCTAAGTAGTTTCCCTTATTTTCGGGCACAAGACAATTTTTTAAGCCAACGGTGCCAATAAGAGTAGTCAAACCTTTTTACAGGTCTTGGGGAGTACGACTGCATGAAGCTCCAACTGGACTATGGTTAGTTGAGTTGGATTGTGGTTGATGTAGGCACTGGCTTTTTACAATGATGAAGACtacatgaaaaagaagaaaatatctTTGGGTCTGCAcgatttatttaaataactatttttaatTGTCCTTTGTGACGAAGTGATGAAAGTGCAACGGTAAGTGGAGCTAAAGTGGAGTTAAATAAACAACTTAATTGTTCACCAGGGTGAAAAATTGTCTCTGGCACATGGAAACATAAAAGCAGCACGaggacaggaaacacacacatcgacCCGGTGTAGCAACAAGATCTCACAGAGACAAAagtagagaaaacacaacagcaaacaactCGAAAGTCATGATTTGTATGAGTCCTCTTTTAAGGGGAGGTCTGTCCTATTGTAGCTGTAGATTAGTGGTGATTGTAACAAACAATATAGTGTAATACAAAAGCCTCTGTGCTCTTACTATGAGGCTCCAATATGGGGATTaatatattttcacaataaGTACCATGTCTTCACCTCACCTGCACACTGCACAGATGTTGAGCGTAACTACAGATAACAGCTTCTTTCGCTTTGTCAACTATAGCGGTGAAGTGTACACAGCAAACATAGACCCATACGGCCGATGTTTCCTCTGTATATATCCGCTACGAGTGCACACGGGTCATACGGCACATGGAAGGGTTCAGTGGAGGCAGATATAGCTCATGGATGTTTGTTCAGCCTGATAGTGAGCACACAGTATTGAATGTGGAGATATTATGGCGCTGACAGTCTCTAGTATCTAGTGACGGGTTGTGAATGGATGAGCTCAGCTGGTAAACATACAAAGGGCATCAAAAGGTGTTCTGATTGGTAGGTCAACAAAAGTGTCTCCGCTGTCCAacagatggacgacaagacagCTCCCCAGCCAAATCATCTCGATCTCAAcgtggtggttggctgcagtataagttatacaccccgcctcctccatgttggtggacgACACATGGGtgaaactaaaaagtcaaactcaTCCAATAAATTGGGGTAGTAAGGGGTTGTGATTTccaagtaaaacaggaaataataagtCCTGAAAGTCACTCAAAGAGGCAGATGTAGCAAAGGTTTGATGTCAAACTCCTGCAGGATGCACCTTTTAAGCTGAAAAGCTGACTTTTCTATATGTGCTTGTGAATGACACCTGTTATTAACTCTCACAGGTCAGTGTGTTGGAGGGAAACCTGGGGGAAACTGGACACAAGTACTCGGTGGAGATGGACCGTCTTCAGGCCACACTGACCCATCTGGAGGACGAGCTGTCTCAGCTGCGTCTGGACATGCAACGCAACAAGACCGACTACGAACAGCTGCTGCGCATCAAACAGAACCTGGAGATGGAGATCGCCACCTACAGGAGGCTGCTGGAAGGAGAGGAAATGTATGTGACAGGCCAAAAACAGATGTAAAAGAGAATGAAATGACTTATGTTAGCAAAGTGGCTGGAAATTGAATTATAATAATTGATCACTATGTCAGCTTAACAGTTTAAACTTTGAACTTCTAATTTAAAACTTTTAGCTTAAAAAGACTTTGAGGTCAATGCAAACTAGAATTTATCTGAAATTCACATGATTTCTACTCAGTATTTTGCTTTCTCGGATTAAGTTGTCATGTTCTTTTGTCCGACAGGGTGAAGGAAATACCTCCACCTCCTAAAAGTAAGTTCAAGTTATTTTTACTGCATGTACTGAATCTTATTAAAGGGTGATAGCTACAACAAAACTGTATAACAAATTTAAAGCTGGCTTCGTTCACATTTCCTGTCTTTTGTTGTCAAATTATGtagaaacattttcaacatgaaaCTGGTTTGTATTATTACTGCTGTTAATGGTACTTGTGCTGCTCCAGTTAAAGAGAAAGGTaaatgtcattgtgtgtttttgtgactgAGCCTGGTTTCCCTCTGTGTTACAGAAGACCCTGATATCAGGACCAGGAAGATTGTAAAAGTCGTCACTCAGACCATGATTAATGGGAAAGTGGTGGATGAGTCCAGCGAGGTGGAGCAGATTGAAGAACATCCAAAATGAACCACAGCttgagaggagaaggagccgTAAACGTGCTGACGGCTTTTAACCACATCTCACAGTCAAAACTAGTATGAGGact belongs to Hippoglossus stenolepis isolate QCI-W04-F060 chromosome 9, HSTE1.2, whole genome shotgun sequence and includes:
- the krt1-c5 gene encoding keratin, type 1, gene c5, with amino-acid sequence MASTHSVRSYSIRQPSFSSLSVRDSGRSIRSKPSVSPLSRSVSMGNGLNMLGSSLNFNGLGVGTCDKETMQCLNDRLATYLDKVRSLERSNAEMEVKIKQIMMEKVPKGHDIEGMMAQAHVIGQQVRKKTLENARIMLEIDNAKLAADDFRVKWEAEASFCQSVERDCQALRRAKSDHDQIIATLRGDLDSLKEELYFLKKNHDEELSSLKGRLSNEQVNVEVDAAQSPDLGATLAELRVQYEGITRKNKEDADTWYLKKLDAVQSEVGESNEALRCAQTELSERRRFLQALEVELGSLRKQVSVLEGNLGETGHKYSVEMDRLQATLTHLEDELSQLRLDMQRNKTDYEQLLRIKQNLEMEIATYRRLLEGEEMVKEIPPPPKKDPDIRTRKIVKVVTQTMINGKVVDESSEVEQIEEHPK